The Luteimonas galliterrae genome contains a region encoding:
- a CDS encoding GAF domain-containing protein, with protein sequence MLASAAAPANDIGTQLELLSQMIEEISGELALEPLLRRIVERACKLIGADDGVIGLYVPELDAIRTAASYNIPHDELRAVLARGHGLTGRVLELDAPLRCRYGDLPYPSRTAARDMNMLGMPIRARGKLIGVFGIGTWPPRVLDEQAQDLLDLFARHAAIAIQNAQRYAEEHRRASRFALIARVAAIGATGPDLENLLQQAADAIHETLEYPNVDIPLVDPDDPETLVISVRGGDYKRLIRHTDRLPVGQGIMGAAARERRVQLVNDVAGDPRYVTPPGVRKPLAELAIPIVHGDEVLGVLNVEGDRAFDELDRASLEIVAEHLGVAIVNARLYERSTRVALLEERQRLARDLHDSVTQILASMSLIAQSLSEAWYYNPAEGERRAARLSELAQLAFAELRGLLRELSPSDAPRKGVFPAIKQQLPATMQRLLAAMVPAHIRLSLDTSHYRPQHKAHEEAILRVCQEAVSNAVRHAEPSRIGIVLSVDAKAMRLRVCDNGRGMPAAATPGMGLGNMRERLAEHGGELVIGPSKPHGTRIDAFLPRADIETGKRQK encoded by the coding sequence ATGTTGGCTTCCGCTGCCGCACCCGCTAACGACATAGGCACGCAGCTCGAACTGCTGTCGCAGATGATCGAGGAAATTTCCGGCGAACTGGCGCTGGAGCCGCTGCTGCGCCGCATCGTCGAGCGCGCCTGCAAGCTGATCGGCGCCGACGACGGCGTCATCGGCCTGTACGTGCCCGAGCTCGACGCCATCCGCACCGCCGCCAGCTACAACATCCCCCACGACGAACTGCGCGCCGTGCTGGCGCGCGGCCATGGGCTCACCGGCCGCGTGCTGGAACTGGATGCGCCGCTACGCTGCCGCTACGGCGACCTGCCGTACCCCAGCAGGACGGCGGCCCGCGACATGAACATGCTCGGCATGCCGATCCGCGCGCGCGGCAAACTGATCGGCGTGTTCGGCATCGGCACCTGGCCGCCGCGCGTGCTGGACGAGCAGGCGCAGGACCTGCTGGACCTGTTCGCGCGGCACGCCGCGATCGCCATCCAGAACGCCCAGCGCTACGCCGAAGAACATCGCCGCGCATCGCGCTTCGCTTTGATCGCGCGCGTGGCCGCGATCGGCGCCACCGGCCCGGACCTGGAGAACCTGCTGCAGCAGGCCGCCGACGCCATCCACGAAACGCTCGAATATCCCAACGTCGACATACCGCTGGTCGATCCGGACGATCCGGAGACCTTGGTGATCAGCGTGCGCGGCGGCGACTACAAGCGCCTGATCCGGCACACCGATCGCCTGCCGGTGGGCCAGGGCATCATGGGCGCCGCCGCGCGCGAGCGGCGCGTGCAACTGGTGAACGACGTCGCCGGCGATCCGCGCTACGTCACGCCGCCCGGCGTGCGCAAGCCGCTCGCCGAACTTGCGATCCCGATCGTGCATGGCGACGAAGTGCTGGGCGTGCTCAACGTCGAAGGCGACCGCGCCTTCGACGAACTCGATCGCGCCAGCCTGGAGATCGTGGCCGAACACCTGGGCGTGGCGATCGTCAACGCGCGCCTGTACGAACGCTCGACCCGGGTCGCCTTGCTGGAGGAGCGGCAGCGCCTGGCGCGGGACCTGCACGACAGCGTCACCCAGATCCTGGCGTCGATGAGCCTGATCGCGCAGTCGCTGAGCGAAGCCTGGTACTACAACCCGGCCGAAGGCGAACGCCGCGCCGCGCGCCTGAGCGAACTGGCGCAACTGGCGTTCGCCGAGCTGCGCGGGCTGCTGCGCGAACTGTCGCCCAGCGATGCGCCGCGCAAGGGCGTATTCCCCGCGATCAAGCAGCAGCTGCCGGCGACGATGCAGCGCCTGCTCGCGGCGATGGTGCCGGCGCATATCCGTCTCAGTCTGGATACCTCGCATTATCGACCGCAACACAAGGCGCACGAAGAAGCGATCCTGCGCGTCTGCCAGGAAGCCGTTTCCAACGCCGTGCGCCATGCCGAACCCAGCCGCATCGGCATCGTGCTTTCGGTCGACGCCAAGGCGATGCGCCTGCGCGTGTGCGACAACGGCCGCGGCATGCCCGCTGCGGCCACGCCCGGCATGGGCCTGGGCAATATGCGCGAACGGCTCGCCGAGCACGGCGGCGAGCTGGTGATCGGACCAAGCAAACCGCACGGCACCCGTATCGACGCTTTCCTTCCGCGTGCCGATATCGAAACTGGCAAGAGGCAAAAATGA
- a CDS encoding response regulator, with product MNEQPIRILLVDDHAVVREGLRGLLEQQESMQVVGEAGDGLAALDHLASDAPDVVVLDMKMPGPSAVETIGAIKRRSPNVKILVFTSYAEDSQVRDALTAGATGYLLKDALRDDLIRAVHEVAAGRAWLHPQAQRQMLDWMRRPPSPIDSLTARERSVLGLLAEGLSNKQIARQLDLTEGTVKGYVSQVLDKLGVADRTQAALLAHKEGLEALGRS from the coding sequence ATGAACGAACAACCGATCCGGATCCTGCTGGTGGACGACCATGCCGTCGTCAGGGAAGGCCTGCGCGGCCTGCTCGAACAACAGGAGAGCATGCAAGTGGTGGGCGAGGCGGGCGACGGGCTGGCTGCGCTGGACCATCTCGCGTCCGACGCGCCCGACGTGGTGGTGCTGGACATGAAAATGCCCGGTCCCAGCGCGGTGGAAACCATCGGCGCCATCAAGCGGCGCTCGCCCAACGTGAAGATCCTGGTGTTCACCAGCTACGCCGAGGATTCGCAGGTACGCGACGCGCTCACCGCCGGCGCAACCGGTTACCTGCTGAAGGACGCGCTGCGCGACGACCTGATCCGCGCGGTGCACGAAGTCGCGGCCGGCCGCGCCTGGCTGCATCCGCAGGCGCAGCGGCAGATGCTGGATTGGATGCGGCGACCGCCTTCGCCGATCGATTCGCTGACCGCGCGCGAGCGTTCCGTGCTCGGCCTGTTGGCCGAAGGCCTCAGCAACAAGCAGATCGCGCGCCAGCTGGACCTCACCGAGGGCACCGTGAAGGGTTACGTCAGCCAGGTGCTGGACAAGCTCGGCGTCGCGGACCGCACGCAGGCCGCATTGCTCGCGCACAAGGAAGGCCTGGAAGCGTTGGGCCGGAGCTGA